The Aethina tumida isolate Nest 87 chromosome 6, icAetTumi1.1, whole genome shotgun sequence nucleotide sequence TAGCCGTAACTGACAGTATAATGCTATTTTAATGACGTCCCGATGGGGTTGTTAGTCATCGGACCGTCGCTCGACGTCGAAAGCCTAAGAGGCTTTGCCTCGCGAAATATGATATCCGGGGAtggtgtttaaaattaattgatgctCCGGTAATTGCGGTAATTGGGCAAAAGGAGTGCTTCGAAAGTTTCGAGGTCTTAAAGGCAGATCATTCTCGTAAATCCCTCAAACAATCACATTTCAAAAAGAATGCGGGACGTCGCCAGTTGATAAACGCTGATGCAGATGATTTAATTCGTATCCGTGGATGAAACATGACTCCGTAACTTCACCCCCAAAGCAATCGTCGCCCATTTGCTCAGAATCATGTTGAATCAATTTGTAACCATGGATGAGACATGGCTCCAAGACTTCCAACTCAGAATTAGTCAAAAGAACCAGAACTAGATACTTCCCTATTGTGGGAacctcaatttttattaattatttactcgtTTCAAAGTTAAAACTTTTCTTTTGCCACAACCAAAGATTATTAATGTAGTTAAAAACCTTTGTACTTATTGTGTTGGGTCAAATTGTTCCAACAAACACTGATCAAAGTCTTTGTTCCAGATGAAGCCATCGATGGAAGAACGGTGGAGGCGCGTTCGGCACATTCAAACACAATTTCGGACATGAGCGACTGCGAAAGCGACATTGACATCGTCGGTGACACCAAACAGCTCGGATTTCCTTACAAGGGTGCTTAATTTTGCTCAACTCAACTTGTCATCACActtttttgtacataaaacaCAGTTTTGTCTCATAGGGTAATAATTTAGAgaaaaacaacattaattattgttaaacggtgttgattttattttaggttgtttattaattgtaccataaatattgtatatagaatgtataaaaaattaaatgtgcaaTTACTAagtattatagattttatagtaaTACGAGATTATGAAatagataattatataaatgtagatGATGTGTAGATTGGATGACTGtatgttataaattacaataaagtaccatgtaaaattatttaaatatttaatattttcactaaTTTATCCACAACCCTTTATTACATTCTATAGAATTATCATACTTTAGAAGGAATTTACAAGATTGACATTAGTTTCCACTTTttcttatgaattaaattatttattatttaaaatatggataattacaaaataagtcaaaaagataaattattttttacggtACTTTCTACATTTTTCTCATCCATTGCGGAATAAATAAGGAAAACGATAAGTACAGTAGTGGTGGTGCTGCTATTCGCCGGGAGATGTCGCCACAGGCCAACGCCAATAGATCCCTGCACCAGTCGAAAAatgttacaacaaaaatatggcttccaataaaaatagttaaaaaaatgttatgaaaatgacacaatatttagtttattttttagttttaggaTTATGTAGCTTAACGAAATGTAAGTAAAACAAACGGGCGACCGACCAATGCCCTATCCCGTGCCGGACACGAAAACTCAACCTGTAAATTTCAGGTGAACTCTCCCTGCAAATCATCAAGGATATGGAGGGCACGCTCACCCCCGTTTCCAAAGACGTGTACGAAAAGGTCAACACGAAGTTCTCGCTGATCTGCGAGCTGGAATGGAGCGGGGACCCGCAACAGTACACCGAATACGATGAAAACTTGCAGTGGTCAAAGGAGGAGAAGACCAAACTCAACATGAGGTAAACGCTATTTACAAACAAACCCAATAGTGAAAACGTAAAATTTCAGCTTGCTGTTGAACAGATACAAGCCAATAACGACGCGCAATGCAATAAACAAGGCCACAAAGGTCTTCAATCCATTGAGGATCGAGGACAAGGGCACGTACTTCTGTGTCAGTTTGAAATTCAAACTGTTCAAGACCATTGATCTGAACGTGTACAACGATGTGAAACGGGTGGAGTCGCGGCCGTTGTACGAGCCAAACTTTTGCAACGATCAGATGTTCCAGTGCATGAGCAACGGTGTTTGTATCACACAGCATTACGTGTGTGATGGTAAGGCAGACTGTAAGGACAGGTCGGATGAGAGCCCAGAAACTTGCCAAGGAGATCCGTGCAAAggtaatgtaaattattgaattcatGACCGGCTTGTGTACAACGTTTACTAATTGGAATTTGCTGCCGTTGTAGATAAGATTCCGTGCGACGATGGTAGGTGCATACCCATTTCTTGGTGTTGCGATCGTAATCACGACCTCAATTGCACCGTTACAAACCGACCTCAATGTTGTCAGGTGCTTTCAGAATGTGAGTAcgacacaattaaatattcgtCACTTTGTTAATGCTCAAGTTTTGAGCAAATTAAATAGCTAAAACttagttaatttatagttttacatTGTACCTTCCAGCTTATGAGGAGTACGGATTCACTCCACATATTAATCAGCCCCAAGAATATGGTGCTacctatttattcattttagtcTGTAAGTATCCACTTAGTTACAATTTTAAGACccatttccaattaaattcgCGGTCGCCAGGCGTGCTCAGCATCCTATTCTCGATCGTCCTCCTCCTGCTGATCCTCTCAAAGGTGGTGATATTCGCAAAGAAGACCGCCCTCCAACAGCAGCGGCAGAACTTCTGCGAGAACGCGCTCCGCAACCAGAACGGCATCAATCTCATACAGCAGGACTGCGACATCTACAGCTTCTACAGGAACTCGCGGACGCCGCGTTCCAACTACAACACCAACATCGTGTTGGAGAGCACGTCCGTCAACGATCCGCTTCTCTGCCCGCCCCGTTTCAACACCGACCTGATCAACGATCAGCCGCCATCGTACATCGACGTGCTGCGACACGGTTCCGTCAACGATCCGCCGCCGCCCTACGCCAGCAGGGAGATGCTGAATTTGAACGACGTCGGAAGGACTGGCGCGAATTGATCGGCCCGATTTAATTTCTCTTGTTTCCTGTTGATATTAATGCCTAGAGATTTTCGTTACTCACTTTGTTAAAAAGACACTTGGTTGAACAATCATATCATTGTTGATAATAAT carries:
- the LOC109604611 gene encoding low-density lipoprotein receptor class A domain-containing protein 3-like, with the translated sequence MKMTQYLVYFLVLGLCSLTKCELSLQIIKDMEGTLTPVSKDVYEKVNTKFSLICELEWSGDPQQYTEYDENLQWSKEEKTKLNMSLLLNRYKPITTRNAINKATKVFNPLRIEDKGTYFCVSLKFKLFKTIDLNVYNDVKRVESRPLYEPNFCNDQMFQCMSNGVCITQHYVCDGKADCKDRSDESPETCQGDPCKDKIPCDDGRCIPISWCCDRNHDLNCTVTNRPQCCQVLSESYEEYGFTPHINQPQEYGATYLFILVCVLSILFSIVLLLLILSKVVIFAKKTALQQQRQNFCENALRNQNGINLIQQDCDIYSFYRNSRTPRSNYNTNIVLESTSVNDPLLCPPRFNTDLINDQPPSYIDVLRHGSVNDPPPPYASREMLNLNDVGRTGAN